The Rhododendron vialii isolate Sample 1 chromosome 3a, ASM3025357v1 nucleotide sequence CGTATAGAGTACTACTACTTGTTGGATGACATAGGTGAGCGATCTAGAACAAAGCCTAACAATCCTCTAACGTGCAGCCTGGTAGCAAGTGGGGGTACGGATTGACGAGGTGAGGAATTGACTCGGGTGGAGACTCGACCATATGAGGTGAGGTCACTCCAAGGCGTAGCTTCGATACCATATTAAATTTCTTAGAGGATTCTAatttaaaaccaattggtgatAGGTGGAGTAATCTCTAAATTATAATAGTATTAATTATTAAGTTGGGGTGACTTAGATAAGCGATGCAAGATAAAACACAACTCTCCCTTCATATGTCAAGGATTCATAGCTTCAACTTTTCCACTAGAAAATACCTTTTTGCAAAATAGgtttttatcaaaataaaagaattattgttttcctgcaaaaaaaatttgtcaagaGAACACATAcagaaaaatcaatttcattttcatttacttCAACTCATTTTGTCGGACCACTTTTCTATCATATTTTCTAAAACCAATTAGTGTTAGGGAGggttcaattaagtcttttataaTATTCGACATTGCACTCGCaaatctgtttttagagcggtcgcaagAAGTGACATTATGTAACCAAATCCATAGGATCACTCTGAACCCAACACATTTCACTCTTCCTAAAAATCAAATTCTCACACAATATTCCCGACAAATGTAcggagcaaaaaaaatttgtccagAGAACACATAcagaaaaatcaatttcattttcatttacttCAACTCATTTTGTCGGACCGTTTTTTCATCATCTTTTCTAAAACCAATTAGTGTTAGGGAGGGTTTCAGTTAAGTCTTTTATGATATTCGACATCGTACTCGCaaatctgtttttagagcggtcgcaataagtgacattgtgtaaccaaattcatAGAATCACTCTGAACCCAACACATTTCACTCTTCCTAAAAATCAAATTGTCACACAATATTCCCGACAATTGTATGGAGCCTTCGTCAGTGGAGAAATCTTACCAACTTATGACTTTAACTTTAACTTTAACGAAGATTTCAAAAACAAGTTTCAACTTTTCCTCCGAACCAAAACATAACCCGAAATTCATAACTACAAACGAAACCGTAACCAAAAACTGTCGGATTCCTTTTTATCTAATCCGTAACCAAAATCGGCGGGTTTCTTTTTACTCCGCATCTAATCCGTAACCAAAACCGTTGGGGTCCGGTTCAATTTTTTCCCGAACCCGGTGGTTAACttgttgggaaaatgatggcccatgacgtattttgataattaatacccgccaaggacaagctaagaacattttttaatactgaaaatgtcattagcgggtattaattatcaaaacacgtcattggccgtcattttctctaACTTGTttaagggaaaataaaaaactggGCCGAAATCAACCGGAACAATAGCCTTCAATTCTGGTACGCCCAAGGCCCAAACCTGAATTGGGTTTGCTAAGCCCATGAGCTAATCTACCATCTGGAATTACGAATTTGCCCCCTATCTTCCcctcatttttcaacaactGGATCAATAGACAGCCTTAAACCCCTCGCACAAAAACTCTTCCATTTCTACCTAaaccccccccctctctctctctctctatctccatGGCTCTATCCAAGCTCATCTTCCTCACGCACCTCAAACTCCTCACGAAACCCCACCGCCCACCCCCCTCCTCCTTCGTCTCCCTCCGCTCCCTCTCCTTCGCCACCCCCGAAGAAGCCGCGGCCGAGCGCCGCCGCCGCAAGCGCCGCCTCCGCATCGAACCCCCTCTCAACTCCCTCCGCTCCCAGTCCCACCCGCAACAACAGCCCCATCACTCCTCCCCTCCCAAAAACCCTAACGCCCCCAAGCTCCCGGAACCGGTCACCGCCCTGACCGGTAACCGCCTCGTCCTCCACAACAAGATCCTAACCCTAATCCGCCAGAACGACCTCGACGAGGCCGCCCTCCTCACCCGCCACTCCGTCTACTCCAACTGCCGCCCCACCGTCTTCACCTGCAACGCCGTCATGGCCGCCCTACTCCGCCAGTCCAGGTACTCCGACCTCCTCTCCCTCCACCGCTTCGTCAACCAGGCCGGCATCGCCGCCAACGTCGTTACCCACAACCTCCTCATCAACGCCTACGTCGACTGCCGCAAAACCGACACCGCCTTGGAGCACTACAAGCAGTTAATTAACGACGCCCCCTTCAACCCTTCGCCCACCACTTACCGCATTTTGATCAAAGGGTTGGTTGATAACAGTAAGCTTGATAGGGCAATTGAGTTGAAGGACGAGATGTTGGTTAAGGGTTTGGATGCGGACCCGATTGTTTACCATTATCTGATGTTGGGTCAGGCTAGGGTTGGGAACGGGGACGGTGTTTTCGGTCTGTTTGAGGAGTTGAAGGAGAAAATGGGAGGGGTTGTTTCGGACGGGGTGGTCTGTGGGGATTTGATGAAAGGGTATTTCTTGAGGGGAATGGAGAAGGAGGCGATGGAGGTGTACAATGAGGCGTGCGATGAGGCGGCGGGGCAAGTTTTGAAGTATAGGATGAGTGCGGTCGCGTACAATTCAGTGTTGGATGCGTTGAGCAAGAACGGGAAGTTTGATGAGGCGGTTAATCTGTTTGGGAGAATGATGGCGAAGCATGATCCGCCTATGAAGCTTAGTGTGAATTTGGGGAGCTTCAATGTGATGGTGGATGGGTATTGCGCGGGAGGTAGGTTTCAGGATGCAATTCGGGTTTTTAATAGCATGGGTGAGATGAGGTGTAGACCCGATACTTTGTCTTACAATAACTTGATTGAACAGTTGTGTAACAATGGCATGTTGGCTGAAGCAGAGGAGTTGTATAAAGGGATGGGTGAAAAAGGGGTGAGTCCGGACGAGTtcacttttgttttgttgatggaTTCTTGCTTTAGAGATGGCCGACCGGATGATGCTGCCGGGTATTTTAAGACGATGGTTGATTCCAAGCTGAGGCCAAACTTGGGGGTTTACAATAGATTAATTGAGGGATTGGTTAAGGTGGGAAAAGTTGATGAGGCAAAGTCATTTTACGAGTTGATGGTGGGGAAGCTTAAGATGGATGATGCAAGCTATGAGCTTATGATGAAGGCTTTGTTTGGCATTGGGAAGGCGGACGAGGTGCTTGCAATGGTTGGTGGGTTGTTGAGGGATGAGGGACTTGAATTTAGTGCAGAGTTGCAAGAGTTTGTTAAAGGAGAATTGGGGAAGGAAGGGAGAGAGGAGGATTTGGTGAAGCTTTTGGAGGATGTAGAAAGGGAGAAGGCAGAAGCTGCAGCTAAAGAGGCTGAGGCTGCGGAAAAGGCCAAGGCGAGTGCAAGAGCGGCTGTTTCTTCTTTGCTACCATCTAAGTTGTTTGGGAATAAGGAAGAGGAGaaagcagaggaagaagagagtGTTGCAGAAACTGCTTCAGAGACTGATTCTGTTGATGCAGTTCCGGTGGAAGAAGCAACGGTAGGTGAGAATAGGAGTGAGGCCACGAGTGAGCAGGTAAGCGCTTCATGAAGTGGTTCATTTGAAATTGCTGATGGAGAGAATGGTTGCCTTTTTCTGTGCCTTTCTCCTTGAGAGGATTCTAATGTATGAACCAAATATCTTTCGATGATTCTAATGTATgaaccaaaaaatatttgcttCCTTTGTCAGATTCGATGTAATTAGGGTGGAAATGATAATGATcttgatgatttttttgtttgtgataTTTATTGGTTTGTGAGATGAAGCCTCTTGAACTTGTCCGAATTCTCTCACAATATTAGAATAGCAGACTCCTGTTGTGAGAGCAAGTACCTAAATTTTAACGTTGTTGGGGACCTGGGGTATTGAATCTCTGGTAATCAGTTGTAGTTATGGTGTTGCTTAATGGTTACTTTCAAAGGAAGAAACGGTGAACAGGAGAATTATTTCTTGACGAACAAGTTCATGACCTTGTGAAGTTTGAGATATTTTAGCGCCTTTTGCACTTAATCGACTGATCAGGGCATCAACACTGGGCATTGGCTGTATCTGGATCTGTGGGTACTGACCCAAAGCCATTCACCATTGTGGCATTGCCGTAGTTGACCATGGAACTTTGCAACGAACTTATCAATGACGATAGGCATGGTGTTTCCGGTTGAAGCAACTCAGCAGCGCACCAGGCATGCATCtcataaattttctctctccattggGAAGGATGGACGTTCAAAGAGAACTGTCATGATTTGAACTTTTCAACTGTTTCCGCTAAGTTTGCTTTTCATTGATAAAGCTATATTGTTGTTAGACTACAGAGCTAGAAAGATGAATGCTGGATATAAATTGAACTGTGTATACATTGCTAATTTGCTATGCCAGGGCTCTATCGTTTTGGGAGCTGGACCCAGGTGATCACAATGTCCTAATGTGTGCTTTCTCATTTTGAATGTGTGATTGAGGCAATGATGTTTTCCTGATAAAGCAATATATTTTGAGACCATCACACCCGAGCTAggcttgtttatttttttgtatctgccccgagcttggcttgttttttttttttgatctgcccCGAGCTTGGTTTGTTGCTGTCTCTAGAATGCTGGCTTCATGACACAGTTATTTGAATTCAGCTTGCCCACAGAAAGCATCATTTCCAATTTCAATGTATATGGTCCCAGCAGCATCTTGGTGTTCCataaactttttcttcttgctaGCCGTAATTGACAGCTCCGTTCCCGATTCAAGGTTACTCTTGTACACTTTTGCTTGCCACATTTTGCTGTATTCTGCACTGGACAATTGCGAATGCTACAACATATAACCAACTTTTGATGCAACAATATGCTCATTTGAGGCCTGACTAAGTACCCCTGCACCCAACACTTGATTATAAGTTGCACCTATATCTCTTGTGCAACACCAGCACCCGGTGGCCAAGTAAAAAAGCACAGGCTAATGCAAGTGTTGAAAAACTGTTTATTAGTAAACAATTGTAGAAGCTAAACCTTCCGAACAGTGTACATATCAAGCTTTCCGGTACAACACAAGAAAGATAGGCACAGGTACAACATGACAGACACACAGTGTTTGCTAACACACATGAAGAAAATGCCTCACTCAACTACAGACATTGGGTATGCACACACCACCCTCCGGGTTTGGTTGTTCTTTCCATATCCTCCCAGTAACTCTGAGCTTCAGCTCCTTCCTGTCTCCAC carries:
- the LOC131319805 gene encoding pentatricopeptide repeat-containing protein At3g49240, mitochondrial, translating into MALSKLIFLTHLKLLTKPHRPPPSSFVSLRSLSFATPEEAAAERRRRKRRLRIEPPLNSLRSQSHPQQQPHHSSPPKNPNAPKLPEPVTALTGNRLVLHNKILTLIRQNDLDEAALLTRHSVYSNCRPTVFTCNAVMAALLRQSRYSDLLSLHRFVNQAGIAANVVTHNLLINAYVDCRKTDTALEHYKQLINDAPFNPSPTTYRILIKGLVDNSKLDRAIELKDEMLVKGLDADPIVYHYLMLGQARVGNGDGVFGLFEELKEKMGGVVSDGVVCGDLMKGYFLRGMEKEAMEVYNEACDEAAGQVLKYRMSAVAYNSVLDALSKNGKFDEAVNLFGRMMAKHDPPMKLSVNLGSFNVMVDGYCAGGRFQDAIRVFNSMGEMRCRPDTLSYNNLIEQLCNNGMLAEAEELYKGMGEKGVSPDEFTFVLLMDSCFRDGRPDDAAGYFKTMVDSKLRPNLGVYNRLIEGLVKVGKVDEAKSFYELMVGKLKMDDASYELMMKALFGIGKADEVLAMVGGLLRDEGLEFSAELQEFVKGELGKEGREEDLVKLLEDVEREKAEAAAKEAEAAEKAKASARAAVSSLLPSKLFGNKEEEKAEEEESVAETASETDSVDAVPVEEATVGENRSEATSEQVSAS